One region of Manduca sexta isolate Smith_Timp_Sample1 chromosome 25, JHU_Msex_v1.0, whole genome shotgun sequence genomic DNA includes:
- the LOC115441485 gene encoding atlastin has protein sequence MSQSGEGLQVVVYSQELGNFTLDEVMLSRILLREDVKDLPVVLVSVAGAYRGGKSFLLNFFLRYLTAPEQRRNENGEWLGNGDDLLTGFSWRGGADRHTTGMLMWSEPIFATLPSGDKVVVLLMDTQGIFDSSSTVRDCSTIFALSTLLSSVQIYNLKENVKEDDLQHLQLFTEYGKQLKKDNGKKPFQVLEFVIRDWQYDYDYAYGQSGGEELLAKRLEITEGMATELRELRQHIRSCFERVTCFLMPHPGFEVRKKSFAGEISKLDEEFKTALKELVPSILAPANLTPKLINGGRVTARDLFTYFKTYMTIFNSNTMPPIESIMKATSEAALLAAMQVARELYETRMARVTAGLSLPRPALQQEHVAALQAARAACIDKNKMASTKDVNESLARLTQELEALLPQYLLINDGNLQKALGEAKDAYEASVRRVHGADLLCVHPSDLQTIHNEAVAAALRVFDARRKQYPGIPDDNRTKLLESFLPRLDELNTLNNEHNRLFVADAKLSFMGEVERLLARDPPLGPYEFRNEYNRAKNRAVAAFKRRRNMPSTYYADVYEDDLLRSIENRYYIIREINRNT, from the exons ATGTCTCAGTCAGGTGAAGGTTTGCAAGTGGTGGTATACTCGCAAGAGCTTGGTAATTTCACTCTGGATGAAGTTATGTTAAGTCGGATCCTGCTACGAGAGGATGTGAAGGATCTGCCCGTGGTGCTGGTGAGCGTAGCTGGCGCCTACCGCGGCGGCAAGTCCTTCTTGCTAAACTTCTTCCTGCGTTACCTTACAGCGCCG GAGCAAAGACGAAATGAGAATGGCGAGTGGCTTGGCAACGGTGACGATCTATTAACAGGATTCAGCTGGCGAGGGGGTGCGGACCGACACACCACCGGCATGCTGATGTGGTCGGAACCTATATTCGCTACTCTACCATCGGGCGATAAG GTTGTGGTGTTGCTGATGGACACGCAGGGCATATTCGACAGCAGTAGCACGGTGCGCGACTGCTCCACCATCTTCGCGCTCTCCACGCTGCTCAGCTCCGTGCAGATATACAACCTCAAGGAGAACGTCAAGGAGGACGACCTGCAGCATTTGCAG TTGTTTACAGAATACGGAAAACAGTTGAAGAAAGACAATGGAAAGAAGCCATTCCAAGTGTTGGAGTTTGTCATCAGAGATTGGCAGTACGATTACGATTATGCCTACGGACAGAGCGGCGGCGAGGAACTATTGGCAAAAAGACTAGAA ATTACTGAGGGGATGGCCACAGAGCTGCGCGAGTTGAGACAGCACATCCGCTCCTGCTTCGAAAGGGTCACGTGCTTCCTGATGCCGCATCCCGGCTTCGAAGTGCGCAAGAAGTCGTTCGCCGGAGAAATATCTA AACTCGATGAAGAATTTAAAACGGCGCTAAAGGAACTAGTGCCTTCAATACTTGCCCCAGCTAACCTGACGCCCAAGTTAATCAATGGCGGAAGGGTCACTGCCCGAGACCTCTTCACTTACTTCAAAACTTACATGACAATATTCAACAGCAATACGATGCCGCCAATAGAAAGTATTATGAAG GCGACATCAGAGGCAGCGCTGTTGGCGGCGATGCAGGTGGCTCGGGAGCTGTACGAGACGAGGATGGCGCGCGTGACAGCGGGCCTGAGCCTGCCGCGCCCGGCGCTGCAGCAGGAGCACGTGGCCGCCCTACAGGCCGCGCGCGCCGCTTGcatcgataaaaataaaatggcttCCACGAAGGACGTGAACGAATCCTTGGCGCGGTTGACTCAG GAACTAGAAGCGCTGCTCCCACAATACTTACTGATAAACGACGGGAATCTTCAAAAGGCTCTCGGAGAAGCCAAGGATGCGTACGAGGCGTCGGTGCGGAGAGTCCACGGCGCTGATTTACTGTGCGTGCACCCGAGCGACCTGCAGACCATACACAATGAGGCGGTCGCCGCGGCTCTCAGGGTCTTCGACGCTAGACGAAAGCAGTACCCTGGTATACCCGATGACAATAGAACCAAATTACTTGAG AGCTTCCTGCCGCGACTGGACGAGCTAAATACTCTGAACAACGAACACAATAGACTGTTCGTGGCAGACGCGAAGCTAAGTTTCATGGGAGAAGTGGAGCGACTTCTGGCGAGAGACCCGCCGCTCGGGCCCTATGAGTTCCGCAATGAGTACAACAGAGCTAAAAACAGAGCCGTCGCGGCGTTCAAACGTAGGAGGAACATGCCATCCACCTACTACGCAGATGTATATGAAGATGACTTATTGAGG agtATCGAGAACCGTTACTACATCATTCGAGAGATCAACAGAAACACGTAA
- the LOC115441461 gene encoding atlastin: MSGLDEPCGIQVVKVKDDHTYKLDEGALKEILLREDVKDLPVVLVSVAGAYRGGKSFLLDFFIKYLSAPESLRNSGQWLGDENEPLSGFRWRGGCDRETTGLHLWSEPIKILYKGQPVVVLLMDTQGTFDSSSTVRDCSTIFALSTLLSSVQIYNLKENIKEDDLQHLHLFVEYGKLAQDQETAFQVLMFLVRDWPYPYQHAYGAVGGEQLLAKRLEINASHTEDMRDLRKSIYTFFNAVKGFLMPHPGFSVSEEKFDGRLFSIRDEFKKSLLDLVPSIFGPENLTPKNINGQPVKCCDLFYYFKTYMNIFNSNELPEPVTIMKATSEAALMAAEREACDMYSRVMEGSCGARQPSVSANQLRSSHAHALDCARKAFDARKKMGPQKEIDDCFARIINDLESRLASYEALNDAKFKSAIANANKAYEDTVQEVCGDAVLCLHPTDLEVLHLKAVTNGTECFDSLHNSSDDEERNAFLERLEGNIKDLRNKNEQNNLGFIMKAQEDYVMYIANSVDVGSFFSESLLNKKHSEAKQHALHSFRSHRNIDNDEPEDPYIEMLEKNIKEHHSKNTLINRNANRTAVQAAQHAYNNHVARMWSPEVYCLHPDDLCKVNQDAKNAALEDFMSNRIAGDDDDEDPDRKKLIESLERRYNELRDINESNNKRAAEEAYNHYCRKMETNCKPSLLSILIVPWIIKVLKQFPDFHENAKSGAINVFKSRRRHLGSHSRDEHLNRLINRLDQGYEEYCNPLKALAREFGLPV; encoded by the exons ATGAGTGGTTTGGATGAACCATGTGGAATCCAAGTGGTGAAGGTGAAAGATGACCACACGTACAAGCTGGACGAGGGTGCGCTGAAGGAGATCCTGCTGCGCGAGGATGTGAAAGACCTGCCCGTGGTGCTGGTGAGCGTGGCTGGGGCCTACCGTGGCGGCAAGTCCTTCCTGCTCGACTTCTTCATTAAATACCTCAGCGCACCG GAATCTCTTCGTAACAGCGGTCAGTGGTTAGGAGATGAAAACGAACCTCTCAGTGGATTCCGATGGCGAGGAGGCTGCGATCGCGAAACCACAGGCTTACATCTTTGGTCTGAGCCCATCAAAATCCTTTACAAGGGACAACCG GTGGTGGTGTTGCTGATGGACACGCAGGGCACGTTCGACAGCAGCAGCACGGTGCGCGACTGCTCCACCATCTTCGCGCTCTCCACGCTGCTCAGCTCCGTGCAGATATACAACCTCAAGGAGAACATCAAGGAGGACGACTTGCAGCATCTACAC ctATTCGTGGAGTACGGCAAACTCGCTCAGGATCAGGAGACAGCGTTCCAGGTGCTGATGTTCCTCGTGCGTGACTGGCCTTACCCTTACCAGCATGCCTACGGAGCTGTGGGCGGCGAGCAGCTGCTGGCCAAGAGGCTTGAG ATCAATGCCAGTCACACTGAAGACATGAGAGACCTGCGAAAAAGCATTTACACGTTCTTCAATGCCGTCAAGGGTTTTCTGATGCCCCACCCCGGCTTCTCAGTTTCAGAGGAAAAGTTCGATGGGCGTTTATTCA GCATTCGCgacgaatttaaaaaatcgctTCTTGATTTGGTGCCATCTATATTTGGACCCGAAAATTTAACACCCAAAAATATCAACGGACAGCCCGTCAAATGCTGCGATCTCTTTTATTACTTCAAAACCTACATGAACATCTTCAACAGTAACGAGCTGCCTGAACCTGTCACTATTATGAAG GCAACGTCCGAGGCGGCTTTAATGGCGGCGGAGCGAGAGGCGTGCGACATGTACTCGCGTGTGATGGAGGGGAGCTGTGGCGCGCGACAGCCCAGTGTAAGCGCCAACCAGCTGCGCAGCTCGCACGCGCACGCGCTAGACTGTGCGCGAAAAGCATTCGACGCCAGGAAGAAGATGGGGCCGCAGAAGGAGATCGATGACTGTTTCGCTAGAATTATCAAT GATTTGGAATCACGATTGGCCTCCTACGAGGCACTAAATGACGCCAAATTTAAAAGCGCCATTGCTAACGCGAACAAAGCGTATGAGGATACCGTCCAGGAGGTGTGCGGAGATGCGGTGTTGTGCTTACATCCGACAGACTTGGAAGTGCTGCACCTGAAGGCAGTTACCAATGGGACCGAGTGTTTCGATTCACTTCACAATTCATCAGACGACGAGGAACGAAATGCGTTTTTGGAG AGATTAGAAGGCAATATCAAAGACTTGCGCAACAAGAACGAACAGAATAACCTGGGCTTTATAATGAAGGCGCAAGAAGACTATGTTATGTATATTGCGAACTCGGTCGATGTCGGCTCTTTCTTCAGCGAGTCGCTGCTAAACAAGAAGCACTCCGAAGCCAAGCAGCACGCGCTGCACTCATTCAGATCCCACCGCAACATCGACAACGACGAGCCAGAAGATCCTTATATAGAAATGCTGGAGAAG AACATTAAGGAGCATCACAGCAAAAACACGCTGATCAACAGAAACGCGAACAGAACGGCTGTGCAAGCAGCCCAACATGCCTACAACAATCACGTGGCGAGAATGTGGAGCCCGGAAGTGTACTGTTTGCACCCAGATGACCTGTGTAAGGTGAACCAGGACGCCAAGAACGCAGCGCTCGAAGATTTCATGTCCAACAGAATCGCAGGAGACGACGATGACGAAGATCCCGATAGAAAGAAACTGATCGAG AGTTTGGAACGCCGTTACAATGAACTGCGAGACATAAATGAATCCAATAACAAAAGAGCAGCGGAGGAAGCCTACAATCATTATTGTAGAAAAATGGAGACCAATTGTAAGCCGTCTCTACTTTCGATTCTCATCGTGCCGTGGATTATAAAAGTCCTCAAACAATTCCCAGACTTCCATGAAAATGCTAAATCGGGGGCGATTAATGTTTTCAAGTCGCGTCGACGTCATCTTGGCAGCCATTCCAGGGACGAGCACCTCAACAGACTTATAAAC AGATTAGACCAAGGATACGAAGAGTACTGCAACCCTCTAAAGGCACTCGCGAGAGAGTTTGGCCTGCCAGTATAA
- the LOC115441482 gene encoding atlastin isoform X1, translating to MEAPAVDNQIQGHGVQIVNLTSNHTYQLNEEALKKILLREDVKDLPVVLVSVAGAYRGGKSFLLNFFLRYLTSPEEIRDENGTWLGAENNTLAGFSWRGGADPHTTGILMWSEPFIATLPSDEKVAVLLMDTQGTFDSGSTVRDCSTIFALSTLVSSVQIYNIKENIKEDDLQHLQLFTQYGKAIKNEDGTKPFQVLEFLIRDWQYEYDHEYGQKGGEELLEDRLKIKKGMAPELSELRQHIRSCFEKVTCFLMPHPGRSVRKKNFSGKLSELDEEFIDALKELVPSIFAPANLTPKLMNGEKVKARDLFTYIQSYMMIFNSDKAPSVNSIMKATSQAALLAAVQDGRELYEARMARLSSDAQSLPSHALEEEHRRALADAHAAFTDKKTMATKKDSNAYLAQLTHELEERLPQFVLINEGKLRRTIEEAKQAYDAVLVRVKGKNLLCLHPLDLDEVHGDAMAAALTIFDAKRKRYPNEQDLERIKFIQVLQKELENLQVTNEQHNKMFESSVRMEFSTEMESLLSKDPPLDDDQFTAKYEEAKTKTLAAFESKRNKPSKYTEDPYKTSLLEAMSGQFLRLETINRSKNRRAFQRSIDFYSNYMKMFWNPDQCCLHPDDLKTNHQLAKNQALGLFHPNKDDNDFEKQLLSQILDFKYYELKNLNDSLNEIAVRDAVRKYIAYMDEMTAASPWWLLVVPIIVTLAKLPRYRREAKEKALLEFYNHRRDTMNPAYDPFLEKLNGKIDEAARRY from the exons ATGGAAGCTccag cAGTAGATAACCAAATTCAAGGCCACGGTGTACAAATTGTGAATCTTACGAGCAATCACACGTACCAATTGAACGAGGAGGCGCTGAAAAAAATCTTGCTTCGTGAGGATGTCAAAGACTTGCCCGTGGTGCTGGTGAGCGTGGCTGGCGCCTACCGCGGCGGCAAGTCCTTCTTGCTCAACTTCTTCCTACGTTACCTCACCTCGCCG GAGGAGATCCGCGACGAGAACGGAACCTGGCTCGGAGCAGAAAACAATACACTTGCTGGATTCAGTTGGCGAGGTGGCGCGGATCCGCATACCACAGGCATACTGATGTGGTCTGAGCCCTTCATCGCTACGCTACCCTCCGATGAGAAG GTGGCAGTGTTGCTGATGGACACGCAGGGTACGTTCGACAGCGGAAGCACAGTGCGCGACTGCTCCACCATTTTCGCACTCTCGACACTCGTATCATCcgtacaaatatataacatCAAAGAAAACATCAAGGAAGACGATTTGCAACATTTGCAG CTGTTTACACAATATGGCAAAGCGATTAAAAATGAAGATGGAACGAAACCATTCCAAGTGTTGGAGTTCCTGATTAGAGATTGGCAATATGAGTACGATCACGAGTACGGGCAGAAGGGCGGTGAAGAGCTGTTGGAAGATAGATTAAAA ATTAAAAAAGGGATGGCCCCAGAGCTGAGCGAACTGCGACAACACATCCGCTCCTGCTTCGAAAAAGTGACTTGCTTCCTGATGCCGCACCCTGGCCGCAGCGTGCGTAAGAAGAATTTCTCCGGGAAACTTTCCG aACTGGATGAAGAATTCATAGACGCGCTGAAAGAACTTGTGCCTTCAATATTTGCACCTGCCAACTTGACTCCCAAGTTGATGAATGGAGAAAAAGTGAAAGCTCGCGATCTTTTCACTTACATCCAATCTTACATGATGATATTTAATAGCGATAAAGCGCCGTCTGTAAACAGCATAATGAAG GCGACGTCGCAGGCGGCGCTGCTGGCGGCGGTGCAGGACGGGCGCGAGCTGTACGAGGCGCGCATGGCGCGATTGAGCAGCGACGCGCAGAGCTTGCCGAGCCACGCGCTCGAAGAGGAGCACCGCCGAGCGCTCGCCGACGCGCACGCCGCCTTCACTGACAAGAAAACTATGGCCACCAAGAAGGACTCCAACGCCTACTTGGCACAATTAACTCAC GAACTGGAAGAACGTCTGCCACAATTCGTGCTGATAAATGAAGGCAAGCTGCGTAGGACCATTGAAGAAGCTAAACAGGCTTACGACGCGGTGCTTGTGCGTGTCAAGGGAAAGAACCTGCTGTGCCTGCACCCGCTGGATTTGGATGAAGTTCATGGCGACGCAATGGCAGCGGCACTCACAATTTTTGATGCCAAGAGAAAGCGATATCCCAATGAACAGGATCTAGAAAGAATCAAATTTATTCag gtTTTGCAGAAGGAACTTGAAAATCTTCAAGTCACAAACGAACAAcacaataaaatgtttgaatCCAGCGTGCGAATGGAGTTTTCGACTGAAATGGAGTCTTTGCTTTCAAAAGATCCTCCTTTGGATGATGACCAGTTCACCGCCAAATACGAAGAGGCTAAGACAAAGACTCTCGCCGCGTTCGAAAGTAAACGCAATAAGCCATCAAAATATACAGAAGACCCGTATAAAACTTCTTTGCTCGAG GCAATGTCAGGCCAGTTCTTACGTCTGGAAACAATTAATAGAAGCAAAAATCGACGAGCATTCCAAAGGTCTATAGATTTCTACtctaattatatgaaaatgttttggaATCCCGATCAATGTTGCCTACATCCTGATGATCTAAAGACAAATCACCAATTGGCAAAGAACCAGGCTTTGGGACTCTTTCACCCTAATAAGGATGATaatgattttgaaaaacaaCTTCTTTCTCAG ATATTAGACTTTAAATACTACGAATTGAAGAATTTAAATGATTCACTCAATGAAATAGCTGTCAGAGATGCTGTCAGGAAATATATTGCATACATGGATGAAATGACTGCCGCCAGCCCGTGGTGGTTGCTCGTGGTCCCGATAATAGTGACTTTAGCTAAACTGCCGAGGTACCGCCGGGAGGCCAAAGAAAAGGCATTGCTTGAGTTCTATAATCACCGCCGCGACACAATGAACCCAGCCTACGACCCATTTTTGGAAAAACTGAATGGC aaaattGACGAAGCCGCACGAAGATATTAG
- the LOC115441482 gene encoding atlastin isoform X2, translated as MEAPVDNQIQGHGVQIVNLTSNHTYQLNEEALKKILLREDVKDLPVVLVSVAGAYRGGKSFLLNFFLRYLTSPEEIRDENGTWLGAENNTLAGFSWRGGADPHTTGILMWSEPFIATLPSDEKVAVLLMDTQGTFDSGSTVRDCSTIFALSTLVSSVQIYNIKENIKEDDLQHLQLFTQYGKAIKNEDGTKPFQVLEFLIRDWQYEYDHEYGQKGGEELLEDRLKIKKGMAPELSELRQHIRSCFEKVTCFLMPHPGRSVRKKNFSGKLSELDEEFIDALKELVPSIFAPANLTPKLMNGEKVKARDLFTYIQSYMMIFNSDKAPSVNSIMKATSQAALLAAVQDGRELYEARMARLSSDAQSLPSHALEEEHRRALADAHAAFTDKKTMATKKDSNAYLAQLTHELEERLPQFVLINEGKLRRTIEEAKQAYDAVLVRVKGKNLLCLHPLDLDEVHGDAMAAALTIFDAKRKRYPNEQDLERIKFIQVLQKELENLQVTNEQHNKMFESSVRMEFSTEMESLLSKDPPLDDDQFTAKYEEAKTKTLAAFESKRNKPSKYTEDPYKTSLLEAMSGQFLRLETINRSKNRRAFQRSIDFYSNYMKMFWNPDQCCLHPDDLKTNHQLAKNQALGLFHPNKDDNDFEKQLLSQILDFKYYELKNLNDSLNEIAVRDAVRKYIAYMDEMTAASPWWLLVVPIIVTLAKLPRYRREAKEKALLEFYNHRRDTMNPAYDPFLEKLNGKIDEAARRY; from the exons ATGGAAGCTccag TAGATAACCAAATTCAAGGCCACGGTGTACAAATTGTGAATCTTACGAGCAATCACACGTACCAATTGAACGAGGAGGCGCTGAAAAAAATCTTGCTTCGTGAGGATGTCAAAGACTTGCCCGTGGTGCTGGTGAGCGTGGCTGGCGCCTACCGCGGCGGCAAGTCCTTCTTGCTCAACTTCTTCCTACGTTACCTCACCTCGCCG GAGGAGATCCGCGACGAGAACGGAACCTGGCTCGGAGCAGAAAACAATACACTTGCTGGATTCAGTTGGCGAGGTGGCGCGGATCCGCATACCACAGGCATACTGATGTGGTCTGAGCCCTTCATCGCTACGCTACCCTCCGATGAGAAG GTGGCAGTGTTGCTGATGGACACGCAGGGTACGTTCGACAGCGGAAGCACAGTGCGCGACTGCTCCACCATTTTCGCACTCTCGACACTCGTATCATCcgtacaaatatataacatCAAAGAAAACATCAAGGAAGACGATTTGCAACATTTGCAG CTGTTTACACAATATGGCAAAGCGATTAAAAATGAAGATGGAACGAAACCATTCCAAGTGTTGGAGTTCCTGATTAGAGATTGGCAATATGAGTACGATCACGAGTACGGGCAGAAGGGCGGTGAAGAGCTGTTGGAAGATAGATTAAAA ATTAAAAAAGGGATGGCCCCAGAGCTGAGCGAACTGCGACAACACATCCGCTCCTGCTTCGAAAAAGTGACTTGCTTCCTGATGCCGCACCCTGGCCGCAGCGTGCGTAAGAAGAATTTCTCCGGGAAACTTTCCG aACTGGATGAAGAATTCATAGACGCGCTGAAAGAACTTGTGCCTTCAATATTTGCACCTGCCAACTTGACTCCCAAGTTGATGAATGGAGAAAAAGTGAAAGCTCGCGATCTTTTCACTTACATCCAATCTTACATGATGATATTTAATAGCGATAAAGCGCCGTCTGTAAACAGCATAATGAAG GCGACGTCGCAGGCGGCGCTGCTGGCGGCGGTGCAGGACGGGCGCGAGCTGTACGAGGCGCGCATGGCGCGATTGAGCAGCGACGCGCAGAGCTTGCCGAGCCACGCGCTCGAAGAGGAGCACCGCCGAGCGCTCGCCGACGCGCACGCCGCCTTCACTGACAAGAAAACTATGGCCACCAAGAAGGACTCCAACGCCTACTTGGCACAATTAACTCAC GAACTGGAAGAACGTCTGCCACAATTCGTGCTGATAAATGAAGGCAAGCTGCGTAGGACCATTGAAGAAGCTAAACAGGCTTACGACGCGGTGCTTGTGCGTGTCAAGGGAAAGAACCTGCTGTGCCTGCACCCGCTGGATTTGGATGAAGTTCATGGCGACGCAATGGCAGCGGCACTCACAATTTTTGATGCCAAGAGAAAGCGATATCCCAATGAACAGGATCTAGAAAGAATCAAATTTATTCag gtTTTGCAGAAGGAACTTGAAAATCTTCAAGTCACAAACGAACAAcacaataaaatgtttgaatCCAGCGTGCGAATGGAGTTTTCGACTGAAATGGAGTCTTTGCTTTCAAAAGATCCTCCTTTGGATGATGACCAGTTCACCGCCAAATACGAAGAGGCTAAGACAAAGACTCTCGCCGCGTTCGAAAGTAAACGCAATAAGCCATCAAAATATACAGAAGACCCGTATAAAACTTCTTTGCTCGAG GCAATGTCAGGCCAGTTCTTACGTCTGGAAACAATTAATAGAAGCAAAAATCGACGAGCATTCCAAAGGTCTATAGATTTCTACtctaattatatgaaaatgttttggaATCCCGATCAATGTTGCCTACATCCTGATGATCTAAAGACAAATCACCAATTGGCAAAGAACCAGGCTTTGGGACTCTTTCACCCTAATAAGGATGATaatgattttgaaaaacaaCTTCTTTCTCAG ATATTAGACTTTAAATACTACGAATTGAAGAATTTAAATGATTCACTCAATGAAATAGCTGTCAGAGATGCTGTCAGGAAATATATTGCATACATGGATGAAATGACTGCCGCCAGCCCGTGGTGGTTGCTCGTGGTCCCGATAATAGTGACTTTAGCTAAACTGCCGAGGTACCGCCGGGAGGCCAAAGAAAAGGCATTGCTTGAGTTCTATAATCACCGCCGCGACACAATGAACCCAGCCTACGACCCATTTTTGGAAAAACTGAATGGC aaaattGACGAAGCCGCACGAAGATATTAG